A genomic window from Scomber scombrus chromosome 18, fScoSco1.1, whole genome shotgun sequence includes:
- the LOC133999772 gene encoding immunoglobulin lambda-1 light chain-like encodes MLGTLCTLITALTCVSGVTVVTQKPPVVTVRKGDTVTMDCDVSTDDGARWYKQIPGGTFQFVLRFHYSYGSPLYGSGYSTPKFTSSHLSGTEYPLTINNVAEGDSAVYHCETWDGSENVHSSSLSPPVLTVFPPSSAELQSNEANLVCLSSQSVPFADVTWLSAGSPVSSGISTSTAVQQPDQTFQISSYLSIQTSDWNMDKVYTCKVSLGSQTSETNINKSKCPTEE; translated from the exons ATGCTGGGGACCCTCTGCACTCTCATCACTGCTCTAACAT GTGTGAGTGGTGTGACGGTGGTGACACAGAAGCCTCCTGTTGTGACAGTGAGGAAAGGAGATACAGTCACCATGGACTGTGATGTTTCTACAGATGATGGGGCTCGCTGGTATAAACAGATTCCAGGAGGCACTTTTCAGTTCGTGCTGAGGTTTCATTATAGCTACGGCTCTCCATTATATGGCTCTGGTTACTCCACTCCAAAATTCACATCTAGTCATCTGTCTGGAACAGAGTATCCCTTGACCATTAACAATGTAGCAGAGGGAGACTCAGCAGTCTATCACTGTGAAACATGGGATGGCTCGGAGAATGTACACA GCTCcagcctctctcctcctgtcctgaCAGTCTTCCCTCCGTCCAGTGCTGAGCTCCAGTCCAACGAAGCCAATCTGGTCTGTCTGTCCAGTCAGTCTGTGCCTTTTGCAGATGTGACCTGGTTGTCTGCTGGGAGTCCAGTGAGCAGTGGGATCTCTACCAGCACCGCTGTTCAGCAACCAGACCAGACTTTCCAAATCAGCAGCTATCTGTCCATCCAGACGTCAGACTGGAACATGGATAAGGTTTACACATGTAAAGTGTCTTTGGGCTCACAGACTTCAGAGACAAACATCAACAAGTCAAAGTGTCCCACTGAAGAATAG